From Eschrichtius robustus isolate mEscRob2 chromosome 7, mEscRob2.pri, whole genome shotgun sequence, a single genomic window includes:
- the SFXN4 gene encoding sideroflexin-4 isoform X1: protein MLQEEGPIRFSKIMLTVIIIVYLGFSAASNLSGALAPLKSFIQRFLQWTELLDPTNLVVSIEKIEKSRQLLLTHEDASRSDLEDKTVQEAWKRSLSTVHPDNSKLIPGPFRPAALLPFTAPMVFLSVLPVKSLKSMILPQVSFYTYSTVFNIVNGNASYDRRPHESILLGAGVIASSTFFGLFPRLLQVRFSLNSVLSRNVIPVIILAQLSGLNVVASRSLEPLRGIEVMDKEGSVIGYSRKAGTKAIKDTATSRVVLFGTSAFIPEVFSYFFKRTQFFLQCPWSLWTLKLSCTILVMGLMVPVSFSVFPQIGRIQCSELEKEIQSATEETELFYNRGV, encoded by the exons ATGCTGCAAGAAGAAGGCCCTATTAGGTTCTCAAAAATAATGTTAACTGTTATTATTATCGTGTATCTTGGTTTTTCTGCTGCCAGTAACCTCTCTGGTGCTCTTGCCCCTCTTAAGTCTTTTATTCAAAGATTTCTTCAGTGGACAGAATTATTGGATCCTACAAATTTGGTCGTTTCAATT gaaaaaatagaaaaatcaaggcAGCTATTGTTAACACATGAAGATGCATCCAGAAGTGACTTGGAGGACAAAACG gtACAAGAAGCTTGGAAGAGAAGTCTT TCAACAGTGCATCCTGACAATAGCAAGCTGATCCCTGGTCCTTTTCGACCTGCAG CTCTCCTGCCTTTCACGGCGCCCATG GTATTTCTGTCAGTGCTGCCAGTAAAAAGTCTAAAGTCCATGATTTTACCTCAG GTTTCCTTCTACACCTACAGTACAGTCTTCAACATTGTCAATGGAAATGCAAGTTAT GATCGTCGACCCCATGAGAGTATATTACTAGGAGCAGGAGTGATTGCTTCTTCCACCTTTTTTGga TTATTCCCTCGTTTGCTCCAAGTAAGATTTTCACTGAATAGCGTTTTGAGCAGAAACGTCATTCCTGTCATCATTCTCG CCCAACTCAGTGGACTGAATGTGGTTGCATCGAGAAGTTTGGAGCCTCTGCGAGGGATTGAGGTCATGGACAAGGAAGGCAGTGTCATAGGCTATTCCAGAAAAGCCGGGACAAAG GCCATTAAAGACACGGCAACATCCAGAGTTGTGCTGTTTGGGACCTCAGCTTTTATCCCTGAAGTCTTCtcatacttttttaaaag GACCCAGTTTTTCCTGCAGTGTCCATGGTCACTGTGGACCCTAAAGCTTTCTTGTACTATTCTTGTCATGGGACTGATGGTGCCAGTTTCTTTTAGTGTATTCCCACAGATTGGACGG ATACAGTGCAGTGAGCTTGAAAAGGAAATTCAATCTGCAACAGAAGAAACAGAACTCTTCTATAACAGAGGGGTGTAG
- the SFXN4 gene encoding sideroflexin-4 isoform X2 — MEPNVRFWITERQSFIQRFLQWTELLDPTNLVVSIEKIEKSRQLLLTHEDASRSDLEDKTVQEAWKRSLSTVHPDNSKLIPGPFRPAALLPFTAPMVFLSVLPVKSLKSMILPQVSFYTYSTVFNIVNGNASYDRRPHESILLGAGVIASSTFFGLFPRLLQVRFSLNSVLSRNVIPVIILAQLSGLNVVASRSLEPLRGIEVMDKEGSVIGYSRKAGTKAIKDTATSRVVLFGTSAFIPEVFSYFFKRTQFFLQCPWSLWTLKLSCTILVMGLMVPVSFSVFPQIGRIQCSELEKEIQSATEETELFYNRGV; from the exons TCTTTTATTCAAAGATTTCTTCAGTGGACAGAATTATTGGATCCTACAAATTTGGTCGTTTCAATT gaaaaaatagaaaaatcaaggcAGCTATTGTTAACACATGAAGATGCATCCAGAAGTGACTTGGAGGACAAAACG gtACAAGAAGCTTGGAAGAGAAGTCTT TCAACAGTGCATCCTGACAATAGCAAGCTGATCCCTGGTCCTTTTCGACCTGCAG CTCTCCTGCCTTTCACGGCGCCCATG GTATTTCTGTCAGTGCTGCCAGTAAAAAGTCTAAAGTCCATGATTTTACCTCAG GTTTCCTTCTACACCTACAGTACAGTCTTCAACATTGTCAATGGAAATGCAAGTTAT GATCGTCGACCCCATGAGAGTATATTACTAGGAGCAGGAGTGATTGCTTCTTCCACCTTTTTTGga TTATTCCCTCGTTTGCTCCAAGTAAGATTTTCACTGAATAGCGTTTTGAGCAGAAACGTCATTCCTGTCATCATTCTCG CCCAACTCAGTGGACTGAATGTGGTTGCATCGAGAAGTTTGGAGCCTCTGCGAGGGATTGAGGTCATGGACAAGGAAGGCAGTGTCATAGGCTATTCCAGAAAAGCCGGGACAAAG GCCATTAAAGACACGGCAACATCCAGAGTTGTGCTGTTTGGGACCTCAGCTTTTATCCCTGAAGTCTTCtcatacttttttaaaag GACCCAGTTTTTCCTGCAGTGTCCATGGTCACTGTGGACCCTAAAGCTTTCTTGTACTATTCTTGTCATGGGACTGATGGTGCCAGTTTCTTTTAGTGTATTCCCACAGATTGGACGG ATACAGTGCAGTGAGCTTGAAAAGGAAATTCAATCTGCAACAGAAGAAACAGAACTCTTCTATAACAGAGGGGTGTAG